A genomic region of Etheostoma spectabile isolate EspeVRDwgs_2016 unplaced genomic scaffold, UIUC_Espe_1.0 scaffold00017795, whole genome shotgun sequence contains the following coding sequences:
- the LOC116679548 gene encoding H-2 class II histocompatibility antigen, E-S beta chain isoform X1 has protein sequence MASSFIITLLFISLYTADGFMEYGLARCDFNSSDLNDIEYILSYHYNKVEYARFSSSLGKFVGYTEFGVKNAEYWNNDPSYLAALRAQKETYCKNNVDIDYQAALSKSANPSVRVHSATPPGGKHSAMLVCSVYDFYPKQIRVTWTRDGQEVTSDVTSTDELADGDWYYQIHSHLEYTPRSGEKISCMVEHASLREPLMTPWDPSMPESDRNKIAIGASGLSLGLVLSLAGFIYYKSKTRGQTRAPCRSLQTSLQDIRPVSQQFQSQRSSRPAPESQRCLCLQLLLKPVSKSSLK, from the exons atggCTTCATCCTTCATCAtcaccctcctcttcatcagcctctacacagcag ATGGATTTATGGAATATGGTCTGGCCCGTTGTGACTTTAACTCGTCTGATCTGAACGACATCGAGTACATCTTGTCGTATCATTACAACAAGGTGGAGTACGCCAGGTTCAGTAGTAGTTTGGGGAAGTTCGTCGGGTACACGGAGTTTGGAGTGAAGAACGCTGAGTACTGGAACAATGATCCTTCATATCTGGCTGCTCTGAGAGCTCAGAAGGAGACGTACTGCAAGAACAACGTTGACATCGACTACCAGGCTGCTCTCTCTAAATCAG ccAATCCGTCCGTCCGAGTCCACTCGGCCACGCCCCCTGGGGGGAAACACTCGGCCATGTTGGTCTGCAGCGTCTACGACTTCTACCCCAAACAGATCCGGGTCACCTGGACCAGGGACGGACAGGAAGTCACCTCTGATGTCACTTCCACTGATGAGCTGGCAGACGGGGACTGGTACTACCAGATCCACTCTCACCTGGAGTACACGCCCAG GTCTGGAGAGAAGATTTCCTGTATGGTGGAACACGCCAGCCTGAGAGAACCCCTGATGACCCCCTGGG ACCCGTCCATGCCTGAGTCTGACAGGAACAAGATTGCGATCGGAGCCTCAGGACTGAGTCTGGGTCTGGTCTTATCTCTGGCTGGATTCATCTACTACAAGAGCAAGACCCGAGGTCAGACCAGGGCTCCATGTAGATCACTTCAGACCTCTTTACAGGACATTAGACCAGTTTCACAACAGTTCCAGTCTCAGAGGAGTTCCAGACCAGCTCCAGA GTCTCAACGCTGTTTATGTTTACAACTCCTTCTGAAACCGGTCTCTAAGAGTTCTCTAAAgtaa
- the LOC116679548 gene encoding H-2 class II histocompatibility antigen, E-S beta chain isoform X4, translating to MASSFIITLLFISLYTADGFMEYGLARCDFNSSDLNDIEYILSYHYNKVEYARFSSSLGKFVGYTEFGVKNAEYWNNDPSYLAALRAQKETYCKNNVDIDYQAALSKSANPSVRVHSATPPGGKHSAMLVCSVYDFYPKQIRVTWTRDGQEVTSDVTSTDELADGDWYYQIHSHLEYTPRSGEKISCMVEHASLREPLMTPWDPSMPESDRNKIAIGASGLSLGLVLSLAGFIYYKSKTRGRILVPSS from the exons atggCTTCATCCTTCATCAtcaccctcctcttcatcagcctctacacagcag ATGGATTTATGGAATATGGTCTGGCCCGTTGTGACTTTAACTCGTCTGATCTGAACGACATCGAGTACATCTTGTCGTATCATTACAACAAGGTGGAGTACGCCAGGTTCAGTAGTAGTTTGGGGAAGTTCGTCGGGTACACGGAGTTTGGAGTGAAGAACGCTGAGTACTGGAACAATGATCCTTCATATCTGGCTGCTCTGAGAGCTCAGAAGGAGACGTACTGCAAGAACAACGTTGACATCGACTACCAGGCTGCTCTCTCTAAATCAG ccAATCCGTCCGTCCGAGTCCACTCGGCCACGCCCCCTGGGGGGAAACACTCGGCCATGTTGGTCTGCAGCGTCTACGACTTCTACCCCAAACAGATCCGGGTCACCTGGACCAGGGACGGACAGGAAGTCACCTCTGATGTCACTTCCACTGATGAGCTGGCAGACGGGGACTGGTACTACCAGATCCACTCTCACCTGGAGTACACGCCCAG GTCTGGAGAGAAGATTTCCTGTATGGTGGAACACGCCAGCCTGAGAGAACCCCTGATGACCCCCTGGG ACCCGTCCATGCCTGAGTCTGACAGGAACAAGATTGCGATCGGAGCCTCAGGACTGAGTCTGGGTCTGGTCTTATCTCTGGCTGGATTCATCTACTACAAGAGCAAGACCCGAG GACGGATTCTGGTTCCCAGTAGCTGA
- the LOC116679548 gene encoding H-2 class II histocompatibility antigen, E-S beta chain isoform X2 — translation MASSFIITLLFISLYTADGFMEYGLARCDFNSSDLNDIEYILSYHYNKVEYARFSSSLGKFVGYTEFGVKNAEYWNNDPSYLAALRAQKETYCKNNVDIDYQAALSKSGEPSVRVHSATPPGGKHSAMLVCSVYDFYPKQIRVTWTRDGQEVTSDVTSTDELADGDWYYQIHSHLEYTPRSGEKISCMVEHASLREPLMTPWDPSMPESDRNKIAIGASGLSLGLVLSLAGFIYYKSKTRGQTRAPCRSLQTSLQDIRPVSQQFQSQRSSRPAPESQRCLCLQLLLKPVSKSSLK, via the exons atggCTTCATCCTTCATCAtcaccctcctcttcatcagcctctacacagcag ATGGATTTATGGAATATGGTCTGGCCCGTTGTGACTTTAACTCGTCTGATCTGAACGACATCGAGTACATCTTGTCGTATCATTACAACAAGGTGGAGTACGCCAGGTTCAGTAGTAGTTTGGGGAAGTTCGTCGGGTACACGGAGTTTGGAGTGAAGAACGCTGAGTACTGGAACAATGATCCTTCATATCTGGCTGCTCTGAGAGCTCAGAAGGAGACGTACTGCAAGAACAACGTTGACATCGACTACCAGGCTGCTCTCTCTAAATCAGGTGAG CCGTCCGTCCGAGTCCACTCGGCCACGCCCCCTGGGGGGAAACACTCGGCCATGTTGGTCTGCAGCGTCTACGACTTCTACCCCAAACAGATCCGGGTCACCTGGACCAGGGACGGACAGGAAGTCACCTCTGATGTCACTTCCACTGATGAGCTGGCAGACGGGGACTGGTACTACCAGATCCACTCTCACCTGGAGTACACGCCCAG GTCTGGAGAGAAGATTTCCTGTATGGTGGAACACGCCAGCCTGAGAGAACCCCTGATGACCCCCTGGG ACCCGTCCATGCCTGAGTCTGACAGGAACAAGATTGCGATCGGAGCCTCAGGACTGAGTCTGGGTCTGGTCTTATCTCTGGCTGGATTCATCTACTACAAGAGCAAGACCCGAGGTCAGACCAGGGCTCCATGTAGATCACTTCAGACCTCTTTACAGGACATTAGACCAGTTTCACAACAGTTCCAGTCTCAGAGGAGTTCCAGACCAGCTCCAGA GTCTCAACGCTGTTTATGTTTACAACTCCTTCTGAAACCGGTCTCTAAGAGTTCTCTAAAgtaa
- the LOC116679548 gene encoding H-2 class II histocompatibility antigen, E-S beta chain isoform X3 → MEYGLARCDFNSSDLNDIEYILSYHYNKVEYARFSSSLGKFVGYTEFGVKNAEYWNNDPSYLAALRAQKETYCKNNVDIDYQAALSKSANPSVRVHSATPPGGKHSAMLVCSVYDFYPKQIRVTWTRDGQEVTSDVTSTDELADGDWYYQIHSHLEYTPRSGEKISCMVEHASLREPLMTPWDPSMPESDRNKIAIGASGLSLGLVLSLAGFIYYKSKTRGQTRAPCRSLQTSLQDIRPVSQQFQSQRSSRPAPESQRCLCLQLLLKPVSKSSLK, encoded by the exons ATGGAATATGGTCTGGCCCGTTGTGACTTTAACTCGTCTGATCTGAACGACATCGAGTACATCTTGTCGTATCATTACAACAAGGTGGAGTACGCCAGGTTCAGTAGTAGTTTGGGGAAGTTCGTCGGGTACACGGAGTTTGGAGTGAAGAACGCTGAGTACTGGAACAATGATCCTTCATATCTGGCTGCTCTGAGAGCTCAGAAGGAGACGTACTGCAAGAACAACGTTGACATCGACTACCAGGCTGCTCTCTCTAAATCAG ccAATCCGTCCGTCCGAGTCCACTCGGCCACGCCCCCTGGGGGGAAACACTCGGCCATGTTGGTCTGCAGCGTCTACGACTTCTACCCCAAACAGATCCGGGTCACCTGGACCAGGGACGGACAGGAAGTCACCTCTGATGTCACTTCCACTGATGAGCTGGCAGACGGGGACTGGTACTACCAGATCCACTCTCACCTGGAGTACACGCCCAG GTCTGGAGAGAAGATTTCCTGTATGGTGGAACACGCCAGCCTGAGAGAACCCCTGATGACCCCCTGGG ACCCGTCCATGCCTGAGTCTGACAGGAACAAGATTGCGATCGGAGCCTCAGGACTGAGTCTGGGTCTGGTCTTATCTCTGGCTGGATTCATCTACTACAAGAGCAAGACCCGAGGTCAGACCAGGGCTCCATGTAGATCACTTCAGACCTCTTTACAGGACATTAGACCAGTTTCACAACAGTTCCAGTCTCAGAGGAGTTCCAGACCAGCTCCAGA GTCTCAACGCTGTTTATGTTTACAACTCCTTCTGAAACCGGTCTCTAAGAGTTCTCTAAAgtaa